GACAAGCTATTTCAATGGTTTTGCCTCAGGTCATTGGATACCGGATTACTGGGCATTTGAGCCAATTGGCTACATCCACTGATGTTGTCCTGACTGTATGTACAACGATAAAGTAAATGTGTATTCTTTTCAATGTAATTGACGTGCAATTTTCTGTTGTAGGTCACGAAACATCTCCGCCAGGTTgttatacaaatttttatggGTCCTTGCATCAATTTGATATATTAAACAATAATGTATTGACGTAGGTTGGCGTGGTCGGCAAGTTTGTGGAATTTTTCGGGCCTGGTGTTAATGAACTGTCAATTGCCGACCGTGcgtaatttttcttgtttttgctGTCGTGTGCAGTTcttctttattaatttatgTTTTCTGTAGGTGCAACGATCAGTAACATGTGCCCTGAATATGGAGCAACAGTTGGTTATTTTCCCGTTGACGAGAAAACAATCGCATACCTACGGCAGACGAGTAATTTATCATGGCACTTTtctctgtcaatatttttactgaaaaatctaattttgttttcctcctaAGACCGATCGGCGGAACAAGTTGCTTACGTTGAATCATATATGAAGGCTGCCAGCATGTTCAGAGATTTTAATAACAGTGCTCAGGATCCCGTTTTTACTCAAATTTACGAACTTGATCTGAGCACAGTCGTTCCATCACTCTCTGGTCCTAAGCGTCCACAAGATCGTATTGCTCAATCAGACTTCAAATTAGACTTCAGTCAATGCTTAAGTAGTAAGGTAGGTGTTGtgcaatttctcttttctttgcaGAAATGTGTAAAAGGTTTCGTTATTATTTACATTAGGTTGGTTTCAAAGGATTCGGTATTGCGGAAGAAAAGTTGAACGCGAGCGCATCTTTTGAATATGAAGGATCAACGTATACTCTTCGGCATGGTTCCGTGGTTATTGCCGCAATAACGAGCTGCACTAATACCAGTAATCCATCTGTTATGCTGGGGGCCGGTAAGTCAAACGTGTTTTCATTCATATATTCAAACATTAAACTCGATGTTTCCCTCCTCCACCTCCAGGGCTTTTGGCCAAAAAAGCTGTTGAAGCGGGATTAGAGGTTGCACCTTATATAAAGACGTCGTTATCTCCTGGGAGTGGTGTTGTCACGTACTACTTGAAGGAGTCGGGAGTTATTCCGGCTTTAGAAAAACTAGGATTCAATATTGTTGGAGTAAGATATTTGATCGGCTTCTTATAAAATAGCGAACGAgtaacaattaattttattagtaTGGATGTATGACTTGCATCGGAAATAGTGGTCCGCTTCCTGAATCCGTAGTGGAAGCTATTGAGAAGAACGACCTGGTATGCTGCGGTATTTTGTCCGGCAACCGGAATTTCGAAGGCAGGATACATCCAAATACTCGAGCTAACTATCTAGCGTCTCCATTGTTAGTCGTGGCATATGCCATCGCAGGTAAAATCTTAAATAAGTAAAAGTTTAATTCAAATGATATTAAATATGCAATTATTTAGGGACGGTTGATATTGACTTTGAAATTCAGCCGCTCGGTTATTCTCCGGATAATAGGCCCGTCTTTTTACGAGACATTTATCCAACCCGGAAAGAAATCCAAGCTGTCGAACAGCAGTTCGTTATTCCTGCCATGTTTCAGCAAGTCTATTCTCGTATCACTAAAGGAAGTGACTCATGGAACAAGCTTGAAGCTCCCCAATACGATCTTTATCCATGGAATGAATCTTCGACGTACATTAAAAAACCACCATTTTTTGACGACATGACCAAGGACATTCCTTCGATCCAGAGTATTAAAGAAGCTCATGCTCTGCTTTTTCTGGGCGACTCTGTTACAACCGATCACATTTCTCCGGTATTTCATAGAGTTTCTAAATTTTGTTGTAATAGGTACCATTAAAGAACAATTGTTTATAGGCTGGCAGCATTGCACGCAATAGCCCTGCTGCTCGATATTTAGCTGCTCGCGGgtaaaaattcaatgtttATTTCACTATATCAAGGTGATTGTAAATTGTAATAACATTTTCATGGGTACCCATGCCATATTTAGGTTGTCTCCGCGAGAATTCAATTCGTATGGAGCTCGTCGCGGAAACGATGAAATCATGGCTCGTGGAACTTTTGCAAACATTCGtctaattaataatttagtgTCCAAACCTGGTCCGCGCACTATTCACATTCCATCAGGAGAAGAAATGGACATATTCGATGCTGCCGAGCGCTATCGTAAAGATAAAtgcaatttaattgttttagcGGGAAAAGAATACGGTACGGGCTCTTCCCGCGATTGGGCAGCAAAAGGTCCATGGAAACTTGGAATAACTGGTATGCCATAGATTCTCAAATctcaaataattgtttaataGTTCATCTGACATTGAATTGTGCATGGTAGCCGTTATTGCGGAATCTTTTGAGCGGATCCATCGATCGAATTTAGTTGGAATGGGGATCCTCCCATTGCAATTTCTTGAGGGACAGCAAGCCAAATCTCTTGGTCTCACTGGAAGGGAAAAATTTACTATCAATATTCACGCCGATATTAAACCGGGCCAATTAGTTGAAGTTCAGGTactgttttaaattttcattatttttttgtttgtttttttggggggtgggggggggtgttcgtttgttttttgtttttgttcttttgtttttgttctcttgtttgttttttgttgctttttttttaaattgctttttgttttgctttacATTTGCATGTAAACCAAAATACGactttataatttttatttataatttttacatttataacAGGTTGGTGAAAGTGGCAGTTTTCAGACACAGCTGAGAATTGATACTGAAGTGGAACTTGCCTATTTCATAAACAGAGGTAAGATAAGTATAACATTGCTAATAAATGACCTTTAGTCTAATTCATCTTTTCTTGAACCTAGGCATTCTAAACTATATGGTTAGAAAGCTTGCCTGAACAGAGCTTTACTGAGTGATGTAATATCcaacttttgattgtttggaTTGGTTTTTGGGATAAAATTGCTcactttttagttttgttattttcttatctttatGTCTAAGCGGTTAtaatatacaagaaaaattattttcatcatcagttaaATGCATTGCTACAATCGTGAGAATGAGTTATGGTTGCGATCTAATCAATTCCAAATGTCGAATTATATTTTACACAAGTTATTCCTTTGAAAATCGTCACACTTGTAAGTTGTCTCTTTATTTGGTTTCACTTTTTGTACTGTGTGAAAGGTTCTACGGTTTGTCCCTATAATTTATGTCGGTTATAATCTCTGGTGTCGGGTGGTTATTCGCTCGCAGCCTCGTACCGTTAGTAATTGTGATAGGACTGGTTATAATCTTTGAGCTGGGTTGAATAATTTTACGTATATTAGATTAGGACATATCTTAAAGTATTGCGGTTTACGGAATTCGAAATCTTCTCAAATCCTCTAGTATTCTATAAACTCTGGAATTAGTCTATTGGCCGGGTGGTAGGAAGGAGACTTAGGCCAGGTTGGCAAATAGCAAGTACAGTTAGTTGAAGAATTACGCCTAGGCGCATCCTTCTGCCGCTGTTAAGCGGGAAAATAAATTGTCTCTCGGCCGTAGCCGGCCGTAGCTGTGAGGTTAAGATTTCGTAGAATTTTAAGCGGACGTACCCGGTGGCTTGAATACCGAATTAGAATTCGATAGTGAATCTGCAATTTCAAAGCGGAGCCATTATTTAGCCTTAGCTTAGAAGAGCCAAGTAATTTCAAAGGCAGGAAAGTATTCCGGCAATGGATCCGGTAGTTTTTCCAAACACGAGGATTCTTTAGCACCCGAGTATCTACCAAGACAAAGCAATCAATGGTGGACCAGCTGTAGCCTTTACGTATCTCCCTAACAAAAATTGTTAGAGTAGAGATCGGCTCTTGTGCCGTTACGGTCGCCCACTTAAAGAACCTTATTCCACATCGATCATAGACAATTAATTGCGTCTACCAGGCCCAAGTCTCCTTCCAGAAGATTTGTGATTTCAGAGTTTTAACAATAGAAGATTTGATTAGagaatcaaaataattgtGCCAGTtttaatagaaatatttttcgaatGATTGAATCAGAGTTCACGATTTTACACAGAGTTAAATCAGAGTTGAATCAGTAAAGTTTAGACCAGAATTGAATCTTGAACCGTCCCAAGCCCTATACTACCCAGCACCAACAGAGTTTTAGACTGACAGGAGTCCAGGACTGTCGGGACAAACCAAACAACAGACACACAAGAACACaatacagaaaaagaaactataaCCATATATAAGAGACATCCATACATCACGTTATAAGTGTGACGAGTTTCAACGAAATTAGTTTGGCTCAAATACAATCAGTCTTATCGCTTTTAACGGCGGTCAGAAGCCTTCAGAGCGGAATTTTCACATGGTGGCGATAAagagataaaatttaaagaatacCTAACAATTTGAAGTTATGAATTATAAATACATGTAATAAAAgcatttaatattaaataattgaatgtTGGATGATCATGTAGTGTATTGTATTAttaatataattataatttattgtattattataacGTTacgattcaaatttcccgatagggattcTATCAAAACTCGATGTCATACGACCCCCCAAACCCACCAGTCGACATCCGATAAGATGGCGCTGTTCCTCTCAGAGGTATGGGGTGAACGAGGGCGAATGAGGGGGGTTCGTTGTTAATTTATACGTTTTTTCatcgtaaaattaaaataaaaataattaattccaGGTTGTAGAGGAGATGATGACGGATGGCAACGTCATAGTGCCAATTTAATCGGATTAAAGTTGTCGTCGTTGTAATTGATGGAAACGCGAATTGCCTTTTCGAGTTGTATTTCTTTCCCGTTAGGTGGTTCTGACTTCATTCATACAAGGCCGACGAATGTCAACAAGGCCTTGGATTAAATCAttgtaaataatcaaaagtcaaaacatgggctgaataatttttgaagagAATTTTCGCGTAAAATGCTTTTCATTACacaatcaagaaaattcaagTCTTGTAGAGAAATGTAGAGAATTGGTTATACACTTATTTGTTGGACAATGTTTGGTGCTGGGATGtgaatcttttcattttttcaactattgtgtgaagaagaagaaaaatgttgattaaGAATCAAGTAAAGTAATCtattcttaataaaaatgtatccAGATTTGAATGTAAagctaaataatttaaaaatgttgcaaTTGTGAAAGaatgtttcatattttttatatctaaCTGTCATCTGCTGTTTACATTTCTATATAGGGATTGAAAAGGAAGACGAGACATTTAGATACTGACATGGCTGTCCATCAGACCAAATTGGTTGTCGCCAGTTGTGACAGTTAATGTAAATGGAAACAGTCATTCAGGTGATGAATAATTGCAAATAGCCTACTTTGATGTTGATTTATGTGTGATAGCGATTCttcaaatgtttgttttatagGGAGAACAAGATAGAATTGGAAAACGAAGAATCAGCCTGGATCACTATTGCCCAGACCGAGGAATGGAACTAGTTCCATCCCTGGATGTGGAAGGAGATTGTAAAGAACCACACATGCCACAAGAACTGATTGTCACCTCCCAAGTGTACTTTCCTCCCATCAAGTAATGAAAGATacttttacatttctttttaggtTTCAAATTTAAGCAGTATTATTGTTTAGGCTTTTTCATTCTGGTCCTGGCTTGCTAACTCTTCTTTCCGAAGCTAACTATGAATTACTGAATGTGTAGTTCACACGATATAACATGGCTTTTGTGTGCAAATAGCTTGAGGAGAAGCATGTTCAACCAAACCTCAACTTTGGTCACATCTTGGTTGCGTATGGGTTCCAGGCAGATTACAATTTCCACAACAAATTCAAGCCGGCTTGGGAAAGCCGGCTGCCTTGTGTTTCTGCGCCGGAACTGCTTCATGGGAAGGTAAATACgcattaaattaattcatttggaACTCGTCGTTTTAAACAACATGGAATCTTAAAATCTAATAGGTTAACCCAGATGCTGCTTCAGCCAATATTCTTCATGAAGTGCATGCTGCCGTAGAAAGAGGAGTATTGGGATCGCTTGTAGCAACCTGGACTGTTGGTGGACACAGGATCGTTACATTTCGCTTGGCCAGGATGGATTTGCTTGTTTGGCTTGGAATCATTCcattcattaaaatatctgATGATATTCTAGTGAACACAAAAGACTTCTGATGGATTACACACAAATTAGTCATGAACTCTAACAGGCCTGGGATTTAGATCAATGAGTCAAAGCACAAAAAACTGTAATATTCCGAATATTCAGGTATTTGTCTGTTGAGTATGTTTAAGTGAATTTATCGCTCATcaatatttatgtttttattcaatttcagtGCTCTATGATTCTGCTTCAAACTCACCTATTTGCCTTTTACCTCATTCTTGATATTATCTTCATAATTTTGGTGAAATGGTTGTTTAAGTGATTGCTGACAAAGATATCAGGTAAAATTCAACCATGACATTCTTCCCGGAAACGAGTAGGCTACAATTGTCTCATTTGTCATTTATAGGCTTGTTGGTTTTGGAAATTGGATGCATCTACAACTGATTTTTCCCGGTATTGGCAGTGAGAAAATGTCTGGGAAACCACTGAGGGCAAGATCAACACCTGTGAAGAAATTGATTGGACCAAGGTGTTGGCCCATCATCTATGGCATTTCATTTCCCCGGTTGGGAGTATCACTGACGCCTTGATCGAGTAGGCCTACGAGGCCTCTTGCGGCATATTGTCAGACCCGAACGACGCTGAAATCCTGAAATCTATGCCAGTGAGCCATCTTCTTCCTATTCTGCTATTCATCAACATGTGCTTCGTTCAGGTAAGCCGTTTACTCGTTGATTTACCATTGGAACGGTCatatagattttaaaatttctttttattttcagagaCTTGTGTTTCCAACTGATTTCACTCTGCTGTCTCCGTACGATTCCGCTGAAAAAGTTGGTCAATCCTCTGAGCCACAGCACATGGAACGTTTGCGAAAAGGTTCTGTCTTGGTTGCTTGGCAGCAACGCCAAGCCTTGCGCTACTCACATCTTTCGGAAATTATTGCTACCCGGTTGTCGATTCGTTCGCTTCCCAGTTGAAAATTGTAGCCTCTGACATTGGGCCACTTTTGCCGCGATGCATCTGATATCGTCACCATCTTTTGCGTTTGTCGCGTAGCGTTTGTGGAAGACATCCTCGGCCGTTATATCggacaagaaaaagacgagCAGTGCGAGCGTTTCCTCGTCGAAAACTTTGCGTTCCGTCTCAGTGGATTGAGGAATGTCGGGCAGTTAAGTCGCTCTATGCGTTTAATCCGAAACTTCATGCCACTTCCCTGCTTGCCGCTGAACTTTACAGCCAAGCACACGACGTTATCTGTGATGAACTTGCTCCGGAAGCTATCCTGTTTGAAACCTATCTGGAGTTGGAGGAACTCTTGACCCTCTTGGCTGACCCGGAACGATTCAGTACGATTGCCGATTGGTACCTAATAAGAGCAAAGTTTATTGGAATTACATCACAGTCGTCAAAGCCGTAGATCGAATTTTAAAGCAggtattgcatttttttctttctttgattgtGGCCGTATCTGTAAATCAAAATTCGTTTCACGCAGGATAATTCCAGTATAAGAGAATGCAACTAGAATCTCTGCAAGTTGGTGTCCTTTCTACCCGTACCCTCCGCCAAGCACAGGCTTGTTCGCACGGAAAAAGCAAAGTTGGTAATTGCAGCCGAAAAAATTCATGGTCATTTTAGctcaaatttatttgatctcTCATTAGTCGGTCAACGCATCTGAGGAAACTTGGGTTCCCTCTCGTTTTTTCCTGCCGCAATAACTCCGTCAGCTTCCTGTGGCTGTGACGCAGGATTACTCGCTCTCAGAGCTTAACAACCTTGTCCGTGCGTACTTTCTCGAACTGAATGTTCAAAAGGTGCCAAGTAAAAAAGAtgctgtatttttttattatcattgtttaaaaattgttcTCGTGATCGACTGTGAATTTGCGTCTTTTGTAAACGAAACATTGCTATCCCAAATCTAGAGCAAATGTCATAAGTAACACTTCAACACTCGCCTCATCGTGTCATAGTGGCTGTATAAAAAAGGACTGGATAACTCGTGAATAAAACTgtgttaaatttattttatttattttgctaatttttatttttggccgCTCGGCGCAACCAAAGGCTTTGTCAAATCTTAgctagaaacaaaacaaaaacaaatatatttgTTATATATCTTCTAATTCCATAAtgctaataataaattttgctgTAACTTAAGctctaaaaaaaatgcgaCGCGGGATGGCGGCCTGGTGGGGCGAAGCCACACCACACCCTATGTCGGATAAGGGGATGTACCCCTTATTATTGACagatattttttgaatgttccgatatgtttgattgatatcaatattatttaaaGTATAAGTATCACGGTTATTTAAGCGATAAACGAAGCGCGAAGGGAGGAGGGCGGGCTTGGCGGGCTTCGCACACCGGAACGAGATGCCAGCATATGTTTAATATTAACTagttaagaacaaaaatttaagtcaagtagaaaaaaaaattcagaaaaggTCGGACCTAGAGGGAAACTCGCGAGCGAAGCGAGGGGTCGGAATTCAAATGAACACATCAAATTCTGAAATTCATATGATTTACAGTATGGTCGCTAGGTGGCAGTAAAGTCATACCTGTTTCAAGCGTACAAAAAAGAGGAGCGAGTTCGAGGGGAGATAGCGTTCCTTTCAGGCTTTCAGTTTCTACATTCACTGTGCATTCTCGTCAGAGTTTACGTCTGACGCGTTAGTTTGTCTCTTCAATTTCTGGTAAGTTtaacgttattattattttctgtggatagtttctgttgttgaaatttatCCATTAACGTGTAGACTAAAATTGCAAGTcttgaagataaaaaaatctttgctaTCTGGTCGAAAAACGTAGCCATGGGACTTGCCGATAGCTCCGGCAAAAAACGGTCACTCTGGCCCAGATTCGAAGGCACATGGCCGGCTCTTGGAATCGACGAAGTCGCTCATGTGAAACTCtacaaaatctttttcgtgCATTTTTAGTTacagaaaacatttattttgtttcctctcTCCCATCTGATGAAATCATTAACTGTGTTATGATGTTTTATTGTATGTGGCATGGCCATTCGAATTTTTGGAATAAGTGGCTGAAGCGTCAAGCGAGGTTTCCATGAAAACATGGCGGGTCTCCGGGCTCATCTTGTCGGCCTCGTATGAGAGTCCCTCGCCAATGACCGCGCATGTTTTAACATTCGCAGTAATTTGCTTATGTTTTTGTAGTACCAATAGTGACTTTAAAGTTAAGTTTAGTCCTTAagtttttcattgaattatGCAAATGCTTTTGATTAATAAAATACTGCTTTATCGATCGACTTCCGTCGACTTCGCTCTTTAAAAACGGTCACCCTGTTATCCAAGTCTAAGTGTTGGctcaacgattttttttttacatttcagatCTGTTATAATGgcaaacgaaagaaaaccaaaaacgtcgaaaaccaaaaatcttgAAGATAAGGTTGTTGCATCGACTTCATCAACCTCTTCTGCAATGGCGCGAAAGAATAAAGGTCGGtgacatttttaattattatcagTTTTACAActagatttgtttttgttgttaataCTTGCTATCTTGTCATTTTCTTAGGTTCTAAAAAGCCCAAAGTACCTTCCAGTCCAATACCAGATGAACATTCAAATTCACCTCTTGGTactatttcaataatttttttatttaacgtACGCCCAATACGGTTGTAGTAACAAGTGAACCACCATCACCCGTTTTACAATTATATTAGTAATAATCAGTTAGATGTTTTGACTATGTAacaatttctaaattatttttatcccaCTAAGTATAGAAATTGTTTGTGTATTTACTATAAACATGTtatgtaatcttttttttttattttttacagtagAGCCCgaagacgaagatgacgaagaaagagaagatgaggaggaagagaaagaagatggtGACGAAGAAATAGATGACGAAgtggaagaagacgacgaggatgagggcgaagaaaaaaatgggaccCCTTTACGTAATAAAACTGAACATGCTGTTGTGTTGATCAACGTGTCATTATTCTCTAATTATAGCATGGCCTAAGAGTGACGACTTCGAGCTTTTCAAGCGTATCCGAAAAGCATGTCCGAAAGAAGATGCTATGAAGTACGAATCGCGTGTGAACCACTTAAATTGGGATTCCGTAAGTTATTTTAGtaattccaaatttgtgaagaATATTCCAGTGAGCTTACCTGACAAATGTCCTCTAATTTCAGATTAAATTTCAAGATTATTCTGCAGAACAATGTAAAAATCGATGGTTACATGTTCAAGTAAGTAAACGATGTTGGGAAATTTATGTTCGAAAGACGTCACTTTTTTGAAtcataaagtaaaaaatttttttcgataGACTCATTTGAGACATTATCGGATCCTTGCCGAAGTTTTAGAAGATGCTGCATCTTGGGTAGATAGACCTTGGTATAACTTTAACAAAGGCGGAAAGGTAGTTTTTAACTAAGTTTATTAATCTAAGCATTACCTCACAATTTTTTCggcggtttttattttatagaatAACCAGAAGCATCCTGATCAGCCTAAAAAACCACTAACTTCCTACATGTTGTTCTACATGGAACAGAAAGATGCTGTTTTGGAGAAACAACCAGGGCTTGGAATGGTATAAAAAATAGGTAGTAAAACCTCTGGATATTTTATTgacataatttgttttatcacTAGACGGAGTTGAGCAAAATTATTGCCAAAATGTATCATGAACTAAGCGAtcggaagaaaacaaagtatTCAGAACTGgcggaaaaagagaaagaagcgtatcaagagaagatgaagaagtttatgtaatatttttctaatattaaccaaaattatttctaatccataaattaaaaacaaaatatattctGCCTTATTATTTTACAGGGATGCTCACCCAGACTATATATTACCAAAATCTAAACAAACTTCTAAGGCAGTTCCTCCTAAACCCCCTACACCGTTCAAACTATTTAGTGATGAAAAGATGCCAAAATTTGTGGGTGAAGGAATGTCATTAACTGAAGCCAGGTTTGACATTTTATGCACTatgaaaattaactttaatttggCATGATTCTCAACAAATCTTCATTCGAATTACATTTGTTTGTGTATTATTCTTTCATTCCAGAGAGAAATGTAGAGATGCCTACAAGGAATTGAAGgataaacaaaaactaaaGTGGATATATCAAGCTCTGGAACAAGAACCTGAGTTTAATGTAAGTTCTTATTTCCTGCAACATTCTCTGGATTTTCCAGATCACAATTACAGCGTCAGGATTGTGCATTTGTTTCTGTAGgaggagatggaaaaatttaaaatgcagCACCCAGATGTTGATGTCCCAGCAAAGAAATTGAGTCTGTTGACCAAAGATGAATTACAGATCAAACACAAGTgattatttataattaaacaaattttgttcacTGACTTTAATAGATTTCATGTTCAAGGAATGAGGGCAAACCAGATAAACCACCAAACTCTGGATATagtttattttccaaaaaacttCTCTCGAGCAATTCTTTGAAGCAGTTTGAGACTAAAGAAAGGATGACTGAAATATCAAGACTCTGGAAGGAATTAAGTGATGAAGACAAGACTTCATACAATGACAAAGCTACACAagtaatatttattaaaacaatGTTAATCAGAGAAAAGTTATAATTGTTTCCTGTCTTGATATCATTCTTACAGATGAATTACGCTTACAAAATGAAGTATGCCTCTTATCTTGAAACTCTGACTCCTGAACAGCGAAATGCAGAACTGTTAAGTTCTGTAGGGAAAAATCTGAAACGAATGGCTGCCAAAAAGACTGAAGATGGACAGGTAAtgctgaaattgaattttttacccTTCAACCATattaaatatgatttttttttttcagccggCGGGTAAGAAACCGAAAATTGGTACAGCTGCTGATGTTGGTTCCTCATCAGAAGTGGAGAGTGAGGAAGATGTAGATAGTGATGAGGAGGATTTAGAAATCCCCCCCAAGACCACTATTCAAAAGCCAAATTCTTCActtcaaatgttttgcaaTTCCAATATGGATAAGTACTCCTCTAAACATCCCAAGCTGACCAAACAAGAACTCACAAGATTAATGGCTAAAGAATTCGCCAAACttagcgaagaaaaaaagaaggtctATGGAAATATGgctcaaaagtcaaaaaatgaaatgtctgCAACAAGTAAAAAGTCAGCGTCCAGTAcgttgaaatcaaaaaattcaaaggcaTCCGAGACCTCAAAGAAAACTGTCAAGCCCACTTCCGCAACTTTAAAATCCCCAGAGCGTTCAAGTGATTCGCCGTCCAAAAGATCCGCGGCAAATGCTGATTCTAAATCTGCGAAATCACCTTCGAAAATCAAACCATCTTTGAATGCCAATGTGAAGTCATCAACAGAGAAAGGAGCTTCAAAAACACTGAAATCCCCTACTTTGGCGGCTAATCAATTGTTGTTCAAAGCAGAGAAGATGACTGAACCACTTAAACCACCAGCGTAATTAAAACTTCTGTTGTATTGTAGAGTGACGGTAccattgaataatttttcattacTAGGAGTGCTGCTGCTTATTACGTTATGACGCATCATTCCAAATTGGGCAATCTTACTCCTGCTGAAATTGATGTTCTTTGGGGAAAGGTGTCtgagaaacagaagaagaagtgcaTTGaagaacacaaaaagaagCATAAAGACtatgtttttgaatttgaaaaattcatcagGGTAAATTCAAGTGTCCACTTTTTTATATGCTGATTTCTAACTAATcgaattttgtatttagaCATTGAATCCAGCCGAACTTAGATCTTATCGCACAATTATGAAGAATCGTGCTCGGGATCAGGAGGATGAAGTTAAAGAAAGTTCTGACGAAGAATCTGAACCGACTAGTTCAAATGAAGATCAAACAAGTGGCGCCTGCTCTGACGACGATGACCCCCAAATATCCTCGGACGAAGACTAAACCGGCTGAAAATGCACCACTGAAAGTGTTTAATTGAAGTGTAAAATGTTTCACCAACTTACAAACTTCGTGAAGTGCCTATCAATACTAAGTTAGTGGTCGTCAAATTGGTGTTGAACATCCGTTCATTCATAATCTAGA
The window above is part of the Daphnia pulex isolate KAP4 chromosome 3, ASM2113471v1 genome. Proteins encoded here:
- the LOC124191483 gene encoding nucleolar transcription factor 1-like isoform X2, which gives rise to MANERKPKTSKTKNLEDKVVASTSSTSSAMARKNKGSKKPKVPSSPIPDEHSNSPLEPEDEDDEEREDEEEEKEDGDEEIDDEVEEDDEDEGEEKNGTPLPWPKSDDFELFKRIRKACPKEDAMKYESRVNHLNWDSIKFQDYSAEQCKNRWLHVQTHLRHYRILAEVLEDAASWVDRPWYNFNKGGKNNQKHPDQPKKPLTSYMLFYMEQKDAVLEKQPGLGMTELSKIIAKMYHELSDRKKTKYSELAEKEKEAYQEKMKKFMDAHPDYILPKSKQTSKAVPPKPPTPFKLFSDEKMPKFVGEGMSLTEAREKCRDAYKELKDKQKLKWIYQALEQEPEFNEEMEKFKMQHPDVDVPAKKLSLLTKDELQIKHKNEGKPDKPPNSGYSLFSKKLLSSNSLKQFETKERMTEISRLWKELSDEDKTSYNDKATQMNYAYKMKYASYLETLTPEQRNAELLSSVGKNLKRMAAKKTEDGQPAGKKPKIGTAADVGSSSEVESEEDVDSDEEDLEIPPKTTIQKPNSSLQMFCNSNMDKYSSKHPKLTKQELTRLMAKEFAKLSEEKKKVYGNMAQKSKNEMSATSKKSASSTLKSKNSKASETSKKTVKPTSATLKSPERSSDSPSKRSAANADSKSAKSPSKIKPSLNANVKSSTEKGASKTLKSPTLAANQLLFKAEKMTEPLKPPASAAAYYVMTHHSKLGNLTPAEIDVLWGKVSEKQKKKCIEEHKKKHKDYVFEFEKFIRTLNPAELRSYRTIMKNRARDQEDEVKESSDEESEPTSSNEDQTSGACSDDDDPQISSDED
- the LOC124191483 gene encoding nucleolar transcription factor 1-like isoform X1 — translated: MANERKPKTSKTKNLEDKVVASTSSTSSAMARKNKGSKKPKVPSSPIPDEHSNSPLVEPEDEDDEEREDEEEEKEDGDEEIDDEVEEDDEDEGEEKNGTPLPWPKSDDFELFKRIRKACPKEDAMKYESRVNHLNWDSIKFQDYSAEQCKNRWLHVQTHLRHYRILAEVLEDAASWVDRPWYNFNKGGKNNQKHPDQPKKPLTSYMLFYMEQKDAVLEKQPGLGMTELSKIIAKMYHELSDRKKTKYSELAEKEKEAYQEKMKKFMDAHPDYILPKSKQTSKAVPPKPPTPFKLFSDEKMPKFVGEGMSLTEAREKCRDAYKELKDKQKLKWIYQALEQEPEFNEEMEKFKMQHPDVDVPAKKLSLLTKDELQIKHKNEGKPDKPPNSGYSLFSKKLLSSNSLKQFETKERMTEISRLWKELSDEDKTSYNDKATQMNYAYKMKYASYLETLTPEQRNAELLSSVGKNLKRMAAKKTEDGQPAGKKPKIGTAADVGSSSEVESEEDVDSDEEDLEIPPKTTIQKPNSSLQMFCNSNMDKYSSKHPKLTKQELTRLMAKEFAKLSEEKKKVYGNMAQKSKNEMSATSKKSASSTLKSKNSKASETSKKTVKPTSATLKSPERSSDSPSKRSAANADSKSAKSPSKIKPSLNANVKSSTEKGASKTLKSPTLAANQLLFKAEKMTEPLKPPASAAAYYVMTHHSKLGNLTPAEIDVLWGKVSEKQKKKCIEEHKKKHKDYVFEFEKFIRTLNPAELRSYRTIMKNRARDQEDEVKESSDEESEPTSSNEDQTSGACSDDDDPQISSDED